The DNA region AAAGGAAGGGTCACTAATCCATGCTCGGATAGAGGGTGTGTTACTGGACTGAAGGGGTCCCCTCTGTGATAAAAACTGGCTGTGTTGGCCACCACCGAACAGTGGTTGCAGCAACGGCGAAGGCTGATTGAAAACATATCCACTGCCACCACCATTGCTGCTGCCACTCCCGGTACCAACACTGTGGTGTTCGGTACCAGTTTGTTCGGTGTTCCAGCCAACTACAAGCCTATGGAGCCGTCCCAATTCCGGACTGGGATGATGCTGGCTATCACCCCAGTCCGTATGTGGGTTCTCAAACCCAATTGGGACGGCTCCTGGAAACAATGCGTGTTGCTGCTCATTATGTGCAGCACTACCACCATGATGTGAATGTGAGTGCATCAGGATTGGATCCTGGAATGACTGTAATGACAGCTTCAAATCTTGATTCTGCCTACCATTACCACCACTTCTTTGCAACAATCCAGCATGAAAATAGTCTTGAAATTCAGAAGCTGAACTATTACTAGTGGGTCCTACATTACCTCCACCACCCATAGGAAAAAAGGACTTCATAGTATCAGCAATAACATCAGAATCCAATGAAGGTGGTAATAAACTAGACCCtgaattattattaacattagaaCTATTATACAACTGTTGTTGATCCTCACCACCATATAACCTTTCACCACTTCCACCACTACCACCACTCCCACCTCCCTTTTCCTCCTGCATATCGTCTTTCACATCGTTCTTCTTTCGCCTCCTGTTCGAGGTCGACATATTCATACTAGAAGGACTCCAAGCAGGCAATTGTTCAAGCTCATCAATGGCATTCTTAGCCTTCTTAATCAACCAATCTACAGCTTTACTAGGACGATCATACCCAAGACGATCTTGTACATCATAGAATTGTATAGCTGTATGAGCCGAAAGCCGAACCCTCCTATCTCTTGGTCCTTTAGCAGTACAGACCTTACTATGCCTGTCCTTTCTACCTGTGGCTCTAACAATATGACCCCCTTGAACTTCAACTATTTCACCAATTCCAGCTTTTCTTAAGG from Amaranthus tricolor cultivar Red isolate AtriRed21 chromosome 3, ASM2621246v1, whole genome shotgun sequence includes:
- the LOC130808022 gene encoding transcription factor TCP4-like yields the protein MNMSTSNRRRKKNDVKDDMQEEKGGGSGGSGGSGERLYGGEDQQQLYNSSNVNNNSGSSLLPPSLDSDVIADTMKSFFPMGGGGNVGPTSNSSASEFQDYFHAGLLQRSGGNGRQNQDLKLSLQSFQDPILMHSHSHHGGSAAHNEQQHALFPGAVPIGFENPHTDWGDSQHHPSPELGRLHRLVVGWNTEQTGTEHHSVGTGSGSSNGGGSGYVFNQPSPLLQPLFGGGQHSQFLSQRGPLQSSNTPSIRAWISDPSFSISSSSEHHNHQAIQVHPHALSGLGFVSGGFSGFHIPARIQGEEEQNGDLNRPSSASSGSRH